One window of Watersipora subatra chromosome 3, tzWatSuba1.1, whole genome shotgun sequence genomic DNA carries:
- the LOC137389491 gene encoding uncharacterized protein, which yields MELLSNLSCCFDASKDIGETSIELVICNCPVSKRCCLKWETATYFSALIFSLADFLADAFGYVSFVKNMDNHEVVQTYITIWLSFLIVSGVIVLSEMALPIYSLIRLTGCGAGADKSDEEMDGFRKVAKYWGRTNNILVVFTEDGIIAMVRILIAFKSIEAIADLQTTTGLVTSAIAFVVTFLRHCLLMIQIAAKLSKNDVIFSKCPAWAPGYCTKGTFGLLFLFFFTLFLSSCSVALTGMSMAISAELIEIHYNDSTDFWLNITLLCMAAPAVFFISFFITVQTRW from the exons ATGGAATTGCTCAGCAACCTGTCCTGTTGTTTCGATGCGTCCAAAGACATAGGCGAGACATCTATCGAGCTTGTTATATGCAACTGTCCTGTTAGCAAGAGATGCTGCCTGAAGTGGGAGACAGCAACATATTTCTCTGCCCTGATCTTCAGTCTCGCAGACTTTTTGGCAGACGCATTTGGTTACGTTTCCTTTGTGAAGAACATGGATAACCACGAGGTCGTACAAACCTACATTACAATCTGGCTGAGTTTTCTAATAGTTAGCGGGGTGATTGTGTTAAGTGAGATGGCTTTACCCATATACAGCCTTATCAGACTCACAGGCTGTGGAGCAGGAGCAGACAAGTCTGATGAAGAAATGGATGGCTTTCG AAAAGTAGCCAAATACTGGGGCAGAACGAACAACATCTTAGTGGTATTCACAGAGGATGGTATCATAGCTATGGTGCGTATTCTCATAGCCTTCAAATCTATAGAAGCCATCGCAGATCTACAGACAACTACCGGCCTCGTAACGTCAGCCATCGCTTTCGTGGTAACTTTTTTACGACATTGCCTTCTTATGATACAGATAGCGGCTAAacttagcaaaaatgacgttATATTCTCTAAATGTCCAGCTTGGGCCCCAGGCTATTGCACAAAGGGCACATTCGGGCTACTGTTTCTCTTTTTCTTCACGCTATTTCTCTCAAGTTGTTCTGTGGCCTTGACCGGCATGTCCATGGCAATATCTGCAGAGCTTATAGAAATTCACTACAATGACTCAACTGACTTCTGGCTCAACATAACTCTACTCTGTATGGCTGCACCTGCTgtcttcttcatctcattctTCATCACCGTTCAGACAAGATGGTAG
- the LOC137391688 gene encoding uncharacterized protein, with the protein MEVLSNLSCCFDTSKSIGETSVELVICDFPLSKQCCLRWETITYVCALAFSLADFLADAFGYVSFVSNLEDHDEVKNYITAWLIFLILSGVIVLSEIALPIYSLVKLSCSRVNRSEEETNKFREVTKYWSRANNVLVILTEDGIIAIIRILIAFRSVEAVADLQTTSGVVSSAVAFVVTILRHGLLTIQLITKLSKNGVTFSKCPAWAPGYCTKGTLGLILLFFFTLFLSSCSVGLTGMSMAISAQLIDIYHRDSIDFLLNVTLLGLSVPAVFIVTLFLVIQMRW; encoded by the exons ATGGAGGTACTGAGCAATCTCTCGTGCTGCTTCGACACATCAAAAAGCATCGGAGAGACATCCGTAGAGCTGGTTATTTGTGACTTTCCTCTTAGCAAACAGTGCTGCCTGAGATGGGAGACCATCACCTACGTCTGCGCTCTAGCCTTCAGCTTGGCAGACTTTTTGGCTGACGCATTCGGATATGTGTCTTTCGTAAGCAACCTGGAAGATCATGATGAGGTCAAGAACTATATCACCGCTTGGCTAATCTTTCTAATTCTAAGCGGTGTAATAGTTTTGAGTGAAATTGCCTTGCCTATCTACAGTCTTGTCAAACTCAGCTGTTCTCGTGTCAACCGGAGTGAAGAAGAGACCAACAAATTTCG GGAGGTGACTAAGTATTGGAGCAGAGCTAACAACGTACTCGTTATACTCACTGAAGACGGGATCATCGCTATCATTCGCATACTCATAGCTTTCAGATCTGTAGAAGCCGTGGCAGACCTACAGACAACCTCAGGAGTAGTCTCCTCCGCCGTAGCGTTTGTGGTCACCATACTCAGGCATGGTTTACTCACTATCCAGCTAATCACTAAACTGAGCAAAAATGGAGTGACTTTTTCAAAGTGTCCTGCGTGGGCCCCAGGCTATTGCACCAAAGGAACATTGGGTTTAATATTGTTATTCTTTTTCACATTATTTTTATCGAGCTGCTCTGTCGGATTGACCGGCATGTCTATGGCAATATCTGCTCAGCTTATCGATATCTATCATCGAGATTCTATTGACTTTCTACTGAATGTAACTCTACTAGGACTGTCTGTGCCGGCTGTCTTTATCGTCACTCTTTTTCTTGTCATTCAAATGAGATGGTAG
- the LOC137389497 gene encoding protein lava lamp-like codes for MAEQKENAAETLTQLLRRYANDGEQPQNERLENLLKYISDEDKLEILSQNLHPGGLTALRNAVTLGQTGTIETLLGSVPEGESQISLITSRNGNGRNAIFCAASGSRPEVMQLLLSYIPEEERSELVAQTGQPTNIYSALREIVTFEKVDMLELVLATIPDKVSEVLTHRYGSGNSTLLVAASKKADSSTACTLLRNYPDDSKYDALTQLDESGKAPIHWLAENSKKGFEKQCLTPVDISDLVAVRNSSGQTSLHLAAVNSNQMFLTKLLYGVRESRQCDVQKERDSQGRTLVHYGAGMLSELRTIVNLVPVEQRFDLLSASDNDGQTAFHEAAKRNRVDHLELIVNDRTPEQKLYLLDARNSSNETAENVAENNDCQEALNFLRQKKEEAEAGLVDHNEVHIEVQERLPEATRRTTIDNEDIENDIEGLTSQQEKDEQRLRITQQRQRVTDHELTRVNLRLEILSNNLNSPEYRELCHDRERLSRQKREDTHAEQALTEKIRLTQEKVNVLKTRLVQVETVVRDLEESKQEHTTSIRENKQRMWGKRAEEKKARKRLGEDIHTVEEELEILLSDYVKLRGLINIPDERIEEIVYTITQGTKYEIINNAPRIARYDSNLRTIERIRRYLNDDDWVSLLADKNADGCTVMHLAAAYGHNDLIRFIKSKTDSQSVIRLLKEADKNGLLPIFRSLNESTANYLLDPMTGNEIVEILAYDPSNQEPAFHTWTKAQCSDQPNPEIIHAVARSVSSAEWMQLNAIRSENGYTALHWTAVSKRVELARLIAEETKKKEPEKYSCTNMLCLLRQLDKRGSTALMKATDNAVIFAILENLEKELLKQQEANNLTPLHLAACLGSIQTVEFLSEYLQVNSVSAFEVLSCVDGANKTVIHCLAKQGKTDVANQLLSKVSWRQKYQLLAIRNKEGKTADQLTGKKSGFEQK; via the exons ATGGCGGAACAAAaagaaaatgctgcagaaacttTGACACAGCTACTACGACGATACGCAAATGACGGGGAGCAGCCACAAAATGAAAGGCTAGAAAATCTTTTGAAATATATTTCGGATGAAGATAAATTGGAAATATTGTCGCAAAACTTGCATCCTGGGGGCCTTACAGCTTTGCGGAATGCTGTCACTTTGGGACAAACAGGCACCATAGAAACTCTTTTAGGTAGTGTACCGGAGGGTGAAAGCCAAATCTCACTGATAACCTCTCGAAACGGCAACGGAAGAAATGCCATTTTCTGCGCTGCATCAGGAAGCCGGCCTGAAGTTATGCAACTTCTGCTTTCTTACATACCTGAAGAGGAGAGATCAGAACTAGTTGCTCAAACTGGGCAACCGACTAACATCTACTCAGCTCTGAGGGAAATCGTAACATTTGAAAAGGTTGATATGCTTGAGCTCGTACTAGCTACTATTCCTGATAAAGTAAGTGAAGTTCTCACCCATCGATATGGCAGCGGCAACAGCACTTTACTAGTGGCAGCGTCTAAAAAGGCCGATTCGTCAACCGCCTGCACCTTGCTTCGCAATTACCCAGATGACTCAAAGTATGATGCCCTGACTCAACTCGACGAGTCTGGCAAGGCACCAATTCATTGGCTAGCAGAAAACAGTAAAAAAGGTTTCGAAAAGCAATGTTTAACACCAGTCGACATATCAGATCTTGTGGCTGTCAGAAATAGTTCGGGACAAACATCTCTTCATTTGGCAGCAGTAAACAGTAATCAAATGTTTCTAACAAAGTTGCTATATGGAGTGCGAGAAAGTCGACAATGTGATGTTCAGAAAGAGAGAGACAGTCAAGGTCGAACATTGGTTCATTATGGAGCAGGCATGTTGAGTGAGCTCCGAACAATCGTGAATCTGGTGCCGGTAGAACAAAGATTTGATCTTCTGAGTGCGTCGGATAACGATGGACAGACAGCCTTTCACGAAGCAGCCAAAAGGAATCGTGTGGACCATCTTGAGCTTATAGTCAATGACCGAACACCTGAACAGAAGTTGTACCTGCTCGATGCCAGAAATAGCTCAAACGAAACTGCGGAGAACGTCGCTGAAAACAATGACTGTCAGGAAGCTCTCAATTTTCTTCGGCAGAAAAAGGAAGAAGCTGAAGCTG GCTTGGTAGACCATAATGAAGTGCACATAGAAGTGCAAGAAAGATTGCCTGAAGCCACTAGACGAACCACAATAGATAATGAAGATATTGAAAACGATATTGAAGGTTTGACCTCACAGCAGGAAAAGGATGAGCAGCGGTTAAGAATTACTCAACAGCGGCAGCGAGTGACAGATCATGAGCTGACGAGGGTAAATCTGAGATTGGAAATCCTTTCTAATAACCTTAATTCTCCTGAATATCGAG AGCTGTGCCATGACAGGGAAAGGTTAAGCAGACAAAAAAGAGAGGACACACATGCAGAGCAGGCTCTCACAGAGAAGATACGGCTAACCCAAGAGAAAGTGAATGTTTTGAAAACGCGTCTAGTACAGGTTGAAACTGTTGTGAGAGATTTGGAAGAGAGTAAGCAAGAGCATACAACATCTATCAGAGAAAATAAACAGAGGATGTGGGGAAAAAGAGCAGAGGAGAAGAAAGCTCGTAAACGCCTAG GAGAGGACATACACACGGTCGAAGAGGAGCTGGAAATATTACTTTCAGACTATGTTAAGCTAAGAGGACTCATCAACATTCCAGACGAACGAATTGAAGAAATCGTGTATACAATAACTCAAGGCACCAAGTATGAAATTATCAACAATGCACCAC GTATAGCCAGATATGACAGTAATTTGAGAACCATTGAGAGGATTCGCCGTTATTTAAATGACGACGACTGGGTGAGCCTACTGGCTGATAAAAATGCAGATGGATGCACTGTTATGCATCTCGCTGCTGCTTATGGCCATAATGACTTAATACGCTTCATAAAATCAAAGACTGACTCACAATCTGTTATACGCTTGCTAAAGGAGGCTGACAAGAATGGTCTATTACCAATCTTTAGGTCTCTAAATGAGTCTACAGCAAATTACTTGCTAGATCCTATGACTGGCAATGAAATAGTTGAAATCCTCGCCTATGACCCGTCCAATCAAGAGCCTGCCTTCCATACCTGGACAAAAGCTCAGTGTTCAGACCAACCAAATCCTGAAATTATCCACGCTGTAGCCAGGTCTGTGAGTTCTGCAGAGTGGATGCAGCTTAATGCCATTAGAAGTGAAAATGGTTACACAGCTCTTCACTGGACTGCTGTAAGCAAACGTGTCGAGCTTGCGAGGTTAATTGCAGAGGAGACGAAAAAGAAAGAGCCAGAAAAGTACTCTTGTACAAATATGTTATGCTTGCTTAGACAGCTGGATAAAAGGGGTTCTACTGCATTGATGAAGGCTACGgataatgctgtcatttttgcTATTCTAGAAAACTTGGAGAAAG AACTGCTAAAGCAACAAGAAGCCAACAATCTTACTCCGCTGCATCTAGCTGCTTGTCTCGGCAGCATTCAAACAGTTGAGTTTTTAAGCGAGTATTTGCAAGTGAATTCAGTTTCAGCCTTTGAAGTTTTAAGTTGCGTTGACGGTGCGAACAAAACAGTCATTCACTGTTTGGCAAAGCAAGGCAAAACTGATGTGGCGAATCAACTCCTCAGCAAGGTCTCCTGGAGGCAAAAGTACCAGCTGCTTGCTATCAGAAACAAGGAAGGAAAGACGGCAGATCAGTTAACAGGTAAGAAGTCTGGCTTTGAGCAAAAATAA